In a genomic window of Zingiber officinale cultivar Zhangliang chromosome 9B, Zo_v1.1, whole genome shotgun sequence:
- the LOC122022862 gene encoding keratin, type I cytoskeletal 9-like has product MASPTRGFSFFLLALALSLHAACCGRPMRKDLGLNLGGGLGLNAGLGLGLGLDGGGSGSSSGMGYGSWSGPNDRDCRSSGCSGNGASFGANGGGSAAAGNGFGFASGSNNCGSGNCGGGSNFAGSGGGSTSGSGSGVGFASGSGNCGSGCGGESSAAANSGVGVGSSAGGASAAGSSATGSAGGSDCNSSPAGVGSFAGSGSSSSAGVQGAGSWSGSGSHASSSSGASNGGAWSGSNSGSHAAASGSGSSSSSVAGSGSSSWSASGGGSTTSASNSGSYSSSTSINGGGPPGLGFGFTNPWPGYVGYGQGSGSGFAPGHGYKKEVGN; this is encoded by the coding sequence ATGGCATCGCCGACTCgcggcttctccttcttcctcctggCGCTTGCTCTCTCCCTCCACGCGGCATGCTGCGGAAGGCCCATGAGGAAAGACCTCGGCCTCAACTTGGGCGGCGGGTTGGGCCTCAACGCCGGACTCGGCCTGGGACTTGGTCTGGACGGAGGCGGCAGCGGCTCCAGTTCGGGGATGGGCTACGGATCGTGGTCCGGACCCAATGATCGTGACTGTCGTTCATCTGGTTGCAGCGGCAATGGAGCGTCGTTTGGTGCAAATGGCGGTGGCTCGGCCGCCGCTGGAAATGGATTTGGGTTTGCTTCGGGGTCGAACAACTGTGGCTCCGGCAACTGCGGCGGCGGTTCTAATTTCGCGGGGTCAGGTGGCGGCTCAACCTCCGGTTCAGGTAGCGGGGTTGGGTTCGCTTCCGGCTCGGGCAACTGTGGGTCTGGTTGTGGCGGGGAGTCCTCAGCGGCTGCTAATAGCGGCGTCGGAGTAGGTTCCTCCGCCGGCGGAGCTAGCGCGGCCGGTTCAAGTGCTACCGGCTCAGCTGGTGGTTCCGACTGCAACTCCTCACCCGCCGGCGTCGGTTCATTTGCTGGCTCCGGTTCCAGCTCAAGCGCGGGCGTGCAGGGCGCCGGTTCGTGGTCCGGTTCGGGAAGCCACGCGAGTTCTTCCTCCGGAGCAAGCAACGGCGGTGCGTGGTCTGGCTCCAATAGCGGATCTCATGCCGCCGCATCAGGATCCGGTTCGTCATCGTCGTCCGTGGCTGGGTCTGGTTCCAGTTCGTGGTCCGCTTCGGGTGGAGGCTCGACGACGTCGGCTTCGAACAGCGGATCCTACTCTTCCTCCACTTCCATTAATGGCGGCGGTCCACCTGGTTTGGGTTTCGGGTTCACGAACCCGTGGCCAGGTTACGTTGGCTATGGACAAGGGAGTGGCTCAGGGTTTGCTCCAGGACATGGCTACAAGAAGGAAGTCGGTAACTAG